A window of Castanea sativa cultivar Marrone di Chiusa Pesio chromosome 1, ASM4071231v1 contains these coding sequences:
- the LOC142622632 gene encoding auxin-responsive protein IAA29 codes for MELQLALALPVHNSVKGFDLNDGDIESKEPVASQLWSYGGSLESKKCLKNKRSSEEAFGKMGGGVPQTFPLMVWSGQPNEEDDRKGQNRKTSSIVNKNEVEENHAVGWPPIKSWMKKQLHQQQQQQGGRVKNDGVAERSGGRNSLYVKVKMEGVAIARKIDLRLFHSYQALTNTLISMFDREQKFDKNGVSYTLTYQDKEGDWLLAGDVPWQTFIESVQRLGIVRNGG; via the exons ATGGAGCTCCAACTTGCCCTCGCACTTCCAGTTCACAATTCAGTAAAAGGGTTCGACCTAAATGATGGTGATATTGAATCAAAAGAACCCGTGGCCTCGCAACTATGGAGCTATGGTGGTTCTTTGGAAAGCAAAAAATGCCTTAAAAACAAACGTAGTTCTGAGGAGGCCTTTGGAAAGATGGGTGGAGGAGTGCCACAAACATTCCCCCTAATGGTTTGGAGTGGCCAGCCCAATGAGGAAGATGATCGGAAAGGACAAAACAGGAAAACTTCTTCCATTGTTAACAA GAATGAAGTGGAAGAAAATCATGCTGTGGGGTGGCCACCGATTAAATCATGGATGAAGAAACAGCTccatcagcagcagcagcagcaaggTGGGCGGGTCAAGAATGATGGGGTGGCTGAGAGAAGTGGTGGACGAAACTCTTTGTATGTCAAGGTCAAGATGGAGGGGGTAGCAATAGCAAGAAAGATTGATCTAAGGCTCTTTCACTCTTATCAGGCACTTACCAACACCTTGATCAGCATGTTTGATAGAG aacaaaaatttgacaaaaatggCGTAAGCTACACACTCACCTATCAAGACAAAGAAGGGGATTGGCTGCTTGCAGGAGACGTTCCTTGGCA AACCTTCATTGAGTCCGTGCAGCGTTTGGGGATAGTAAGGAATGGCGGATGA